Proteins co-encoded in one Polyangiaceae bacterium genomic window:
- the rpsS gene encoding 30S ribosomal protein S19, translating into MPRSVKKGPFIDGHLMRKIQEAVEANSKKVIKTWSRRSTIYPEAVGLTFAVHNGRKFVPVFVTENMVGHKFGEFAPTRTFNGHAGDKKKKGR; encoded by the coding sequence ATGCCCCGTAGCGTAAAGAAGGGTCCGTTCATCGACGGACACCTGATGAGGAAGATCCAGGAGGCGGTCGAGGCCAACTCCAAGAAAGTGATCAAGACCTGGTCTCGCCGCTCGACCATCTACCCCGAAGCGGTGGGCCTGACCTTTGCCGTCCACAACGGCCGTAAGTTCGTTCCGGTGTTCGTCACCGAGAACATGGTGGGTCACAAGTTCGGCGAGTTCGCGCCGACTCGTACCTTCAACGGCCACGCGGGTGACAAGAAGAAGAAGGGCCGCTGA
- the rplB gene encoding 50S ribosomal protein L2, translating into MGIRKSKPTSPGRRFYTVSDFADVTRDEPERSLLAPGSNTGGRNNYGRVTSRFRGGGHKQRYRIIDFKRRKVGVPAVVAHIEYDPNRTARIALLHYADGEKAYILCPDGLKQGDTVISSRNADIRPGNSLRLRDIPVGTAIHNLELRKGKGGQLVRSAGVAAQLMAKDGEYAQVKLPSGEVRRVHLECRATVGTVSNSEHQHVNLGKAGRARWLGRRPHNRGVTMNPVDHPMGGGEGRTSGGRHPCSPWGQLAKGLKTRKNKRTDVMIVKGRKQK; encoded by the coding sequence ATGGGAATCCGTAAGAGCAAGCCGACGTCCCCTGGCCGTCGCTTCTACACGGTGAGCGACTTTGCCGACGTCACCCGTGACGAGCCCGAGCGCAGCCTGCTGGCTCCCGGCTCCAACACCGGTGGCCGCAACAACTACGGGCGCGTTACCTCGCGTTTCCGTGGGGGTGGGCACAAGCAGCGTTACCGCATCATCGACTTCAAGCGCCGCAAGGTGGGCGTGCCCGCGGTCGTGGCTCACATCGAGTACGATCCCAACCGCACCGCTCGCATCGCGCTCCTGCACTACGCGGACGGCGAGAAGGCGTACATCCTGTGCCCCGATGGGCTCAAGCAGGGTGACACCGTCATCTCCAGCCGCAACGCGGACATCCGCCCCGGCAACTCGCTGCGCCTGCGGGACATCCCCGTTGGCACCGCGATCCACAACCTCGAGCTCCGCAAGGGCAAGGGTGGCCAGCTGGTCCGCTCCGCCGGTGTGGCCGCTCAGTTGATGGCGAAGGACGGCGAGTACGCTCAGGTGAAGTTGCCCTCTGGCGAGGTGCGTCGTGTTCACCTGGAGTGCCGCGCCACCGTGGGCACGGTGTCGAACTCCGAGCACCAGCACGTCAACCTCGGCAAGGCCGGGCGCGCGCGTTGGCTCGGGCGTCGTCCCCACAACCGCGGCGTTACGATGAACCCCGTCGATCACCCGATGGGTGGTGGTGAAGGCCGCACCAGCGGTGGTCGTCACCCCTGTTCGCCCTGGGGCCAGCTTGCTAAGGGCCTCAAGACTCGCAAGAACAAGCGGACCGACGTGATGATCGTCAAAGGCAGGAAGCAGAAGTAA
- the rplW gene encoding 50S ribosomal protein L23, with protein MNLAPEHIIKRPIALTEKAARLKEDNKVVFEVALGANKIEIKKAVEALFDVEVKDVNTLIQRGKVKRMGRRTAKRRNWKKAIVTLREGHDIQFFDESETADQDEE; from the coding sequence ATGAACCTGGCCCCTGAGCACATCATCAAGCGCCCCATCGCTCTGACCGAGAAGGCGGCTCGCCTCAAGGAGGACAACAAGGTTGTCTTCGAGGTGGCCCTGGGCGCGAACAAGATTGAAATCAAGAAGGCCGTCGAGGCGCTGTTCGATGTCGAAGTCAAAGACGTCAACACCCTGATCCAGCGTGGCAAGGTCAAGCGCATGGGTCGTCGCACCGCGAAGCGCCGGAACTGGAAGAAGGCGATCGTCACCCTGCGTGAAGGTCACGACATCCAGTTCTTCGACGAGTCGGAAACCGCCGATCAGGACGAGGAATAG
- the rplD gene encoding 50S ribosomal protein L4 yields MKIDVFNLKREKVGELELADEVFAADVKEHLLHEVVVSQLASRRAGTHAAKERSAVSASKKKAYKQKGTGRARHGQISGPTFVGGGRAHPPRPQDWSHRPPRRVRASALKSALSLIAKEGRLVIVDEMKLDEIKTKALAGVLDALKAPTKTLIVDDKGNTNLQLSIRNMESNQFLPPEGVNVYDLLRHDTLVVSKDAAKALEARCIGSKS; encoded by the coding sequence ATGAAGATAGACGTCTTTAACCTCAAGCGTGAGAAGGTTGGCGAGCTCGAGCTAGCGGACGAAGTGTTCGCAGCCGACGTGAAGGAGCACCTGTTGCACGAAGTTGTCGTGTCGCAGTTGGCCTCTCGCCGTGCCGGCACGCATGCGGCAAAGGAGCGCTCCGCGGTGAGCGCTTCGAAGAAGAAGGCTTACAAGCAGAAGGGCACTGGTCGTGCTCGTCACGGTCAGATCAGTGGCCCCACCTTCGTTGGTGGTGGTCGCGCTCACCCCCCGCGTCCTCAGGACTGGAGCCATCGCCCGCCGCGTCGCGTTCGCGCGAGCGCGCTGAAGAGCGCTCTGAGCCTGATCGCCAAGGAAGGCCGCTTGGTCATCGTCGACGAGATGAAGCTCGACGAGATCAAGACCAAGGCTCTCGCTGGCGTGCTGGATGCGCTCAAGGCCCCGACCAAGACGCTGATCGTCGACGACAAGGGCAACACCAACCTCCAGCTGTCGATCCGCAACATGGAGTCGAACCAGTTCCTGCCCCCCGAGGGCGTGAACGTGTACGACCTTCTGCGGCACGACACCCTGGTGGTGTCTAAGGACGCGGCCAAGGCACTCGAGGCCCGTTGCATTGGGAGCAAGTCATGA
- the rpsJ gene encoding 30S ribosomal protein S10, whose protein sequence is MADNKIRIRLKAFDHQLLDKSTTDIVDTARRTGARVAGPIPLPTAIRRYTVLRGPHVDKKSREQFEVRTHKRLIDILDPTPQTVDALMKLDLSAGVNVEIKG, encoded by the coding sequence ATGGCTGACAACAAGATCCGAATCCGCCTGAAGGCGTTCGACCACCAGCTGCTGGACAAGTCCACCACGGACATCGTCGACACCGCGCGTCGCACTGGCGCGCGCGTGGCTGGCCCCATCCCGCTCCCGACGGCCATCCGTCGTTACACCGTCCTCCGCGGACCGCACGTGGACAAGAAGTCCCGCGAGCAGTTCGAGGTCCGGACCCACAAGCGTCTGATCGACATCCTCGATCCGACCCCCCAAACCGTTGACGCCCTAATGAAGCTCGATCTTTCGGCAGGCGTGAACGTCGAGATCAAAGGCTGA
- the tuf gene encoding elongation factor Tu: MAKEKFVRKKPHVNVGTIGHIDHGKTTTTAALLKVQADKGLAQPISYGDIAKGGIVRDETKTVTIAVSHVEYESPIRHYAHVDCPGHADYIKNMITGAAQMDGAILVVSAVDSVMPQTREHVLLARQVGLNHIVVFLNKCDAVEDEEMLELVEMEVRELLSKYQFPGDDAAVVKGAALPALQGEAKWVDTITELVQALDDNIPEPVREIDKPFLMAIEDVFSIKGRGTVATGRIERGVIKVNEEVEIIGFADTRKTVVTGVEMFRKSMDSGQAGDNVGCLLRGIDKDEIERGQVLAKPGSITPHTKFIGEVYVLKKEEGGRHTPFFTNYRPQFYIRTTDVTGAVKLPEGVKMVMPGDNITMDIELIAPVALEEQMRFAIREGGRTVGAGVVTKIVE; the protein is encoded by the coding sequence ATGGCGAAGGAGAAGTTCGTACGCAAGAAGCCCCACGTGAACGTCGGCACCATCGGTCACATCGACCATGGCAAGACGACGACCACGGCGGCACTGCTGAAGGTCCAGGCAGACAAGGGTCTGGCGCAGCCGATCAGCTACGGCGACATTGCCAAGGGCGGCATCGTTCGCGACGAGACGAAGACGGTGACCATCGCGGTTAGCCACGTGGAATACGAGTCTCCGATTCGTCACTACGCCCACGTCGACTGCCCCGGTCACGCGGACTACATCAAGAACATGATCACCGGCGCGGCGCAGATGGACGGCGCGATCCTGGTGGTGAGCGCAGTCGACAGCGTGATGCCGCAGACCCGCGAGCACGTGCTCTTGGCGCGTCAGGTAGGTCTGAACCACATCGTCGTGTTCTTGAACAAGTGCGATGCGGTCGAGGACGAGGAGATGCTGGAGCTGGTGGAGATGGAAGTCCGCGAGCTGCTCAGCAAGTACCAGTTCCCGGGCGACGACGCCGCGGTGGTGAAGGGCGCTGCTCTTCCCGCGCTGCAAGGCGAGGCGAAGTGGGTCGACACGATCACGGAGCTCGTGCAGGCGCTGGATGACAACATCCCGGAGCCGGTCCGCGAGATCGACAAGCCGTTCCTGATGGCGATCGAAGACGTGTTCTCGATCAAGGGCCGCGGCACCGTGGCGACGGGTCGTATCGAGCGTGGCGTGATCAAGGTGAACGAAGAGGTCGAGATCATCGGCTTCGCGGACACCCGCAAGACGGTCGTGACCGGCGTGGAGATGTTCCGTAAGTCGATGGACTCTGGCCAAGCTGGCGACAACGTCGGCTGCCTGCTCCGCGGCATCGACAAGGACGAGATCGAGCGTGGTCAGGTTCTGGCCAAGCCGGGTTCCATCACGCCCCACACCAAGTTCATTGGTGAGGTGTACGTGTTGAAGAAGGAAGAGGGCGGACGTCACACGCCGTTCTTCACGAACTACCGCCCGCAGTTCTACATCCGCACGACGGACGTGACTGGCGCGGTGAAGCTGCCCGAAGGCGTGAAGATGGTCATGCCGGGCGACAACATCACGATGGACATCGAGCTGATTGCGCCCGTCGCGTTGGAGGAGCAGATGCGCTTCGCCATTCGTGAAGGCGGCCGCACCGTCGGCGCTGGTGTCGTCACGAAGATCGTCGAGTAA
- the fusA gene encoding elongation factor G yields MAREFPLERTRNIGIMAHIDAGKTTTTERVLFYTGITHKIGEVHDGAATMDWMEQEQERGITITSAATNCFWTPTEGSGPLSGQEHRINIIDTPGHVDFTIEVERSLRVLDGAVAVFDGGNGVEPQSETVWRQADRYNVPRIAFINKMDKMGAEFQMNLDSMKERLGTVPVPIQWPVGEADQHRGMVDLIRMKAAIFDNETLGASFEWTDIPADLQDKCAEMREAMIEACADVDDAIMEKFLEGGADAISEAEIHAALRKGTIDFKFVPVLCGSAFKNKGVQLLLDAVVNYLPSPADLPPVEGTDPKNEEKKLTRAASDDAPFAALAFKIVNDPFGNLTFFRVYSGSVSSGTAVYNVARGKRERIGRILRMHANKREELKQCFAGNIYAAVGLRDTRTGDTLCDEKHPILLMPMTFPDPVISIAIEPRSQADVDKLGISLQKLAQEDPSFRTFTNEETGQTIIAGMGELHLEILVDRLRREFKVEANVGKPEVAYREAISKAVEAEGKFVRQSGGHGQYGHVKIKLEPLPRGTGFQFENGIVGGIIPKEFIPSIEKGIREAMGRGVLAGFELVDAKATLYDGSFHEVDSSGPAFEIAGSMAFQDGAKRAGLHLLEPVMKVEIVTPEDYMGEVIGDVNSRRGQIQGMNQRGANTQIITALVPLATMFGYATDLRSKTQGRATHSMQLEGYEAVPGPVQEEIVARVRGH; encoded by the coding sequence ATGGCACGCGAGTTTCCTCTAGAGCGCACCCGAAACATCGGGATCATGGCGCACATCGACGCGGGTAAAACCACGACGACGGAACGCGTGCTGTTCTACACCGGCATCACCCACAAGATCGGTGAGGTGCATGACGGCGCTGCGACCATGGACTGGATGGAGCAGGAGCAGGAGCGCGGCATCACGATCACCAGCGCTGCGACCAACTGCTTCTGGACGCCCACGGAGGGCAGCGGACCGCTGAGCGGCCAAGAGCACCGCATCAACATCATCGACACGCCCGGCCACGTCGACTTCACCATCGAGGTGGAGCGCTCCCTGCGCGTCTTGGATGGTGCCGTCGCGGTGTTCGATGGCGGTAACGGCGTCGAGCCCCAGAGCGAGACGGTGTGGCGTCAAGCGGATCGCTACAACGTGCCGCGCATCGCGTTCATCAACAAGATGGACAAGATGGGCGCTGAGTTTCAGATGAACCTGGACTCGATGAAGGAGCGCCTTGGCACGGTGCCCGTCCCGATCCAGTGGCCAGTCGGTGAAGCCGACCAGCACCGCGGTATGGTCGACTTGATCCGCATGAAGGCGGCCATCTTCGACAACGAGACCCTCGGAGCCAGCTTCGAGTGGACAGATATCCCCGCGGATCTCCAAGACAAGTGCGCAGAGATGCGCGAGGCGATGATCGAGGCCTGCGCAGACGTCGATGACGCGATCATGGAGAAGTTCTTGGAGGGCGGCGCCGATGCCATCTCCGAGGCTGAAATCCACGCTGCCCTGCGCAAGGGCACCATCGACTTCAAGTTCGTGCCGGTCCTTTGCGGATCCGCCTTCAAGAACAAGGGCGTGCAGCTGTTGCTAGACGCGGTGGTCAACTACCTCCCGTCACCCGCTGACTTGCCCCCGGTCGAAGGCACCGACCCCAAGAACGAAGAGAAGAAGCTGACTCGTGCCGCGAGCGACGACGCTCCGTTTGCCGCGTTGGCCTTCAAGATCGTCAACGACCCCTTCGGCAACCTGACCTTCTTCCGCGTCTACTCCGGCAGCGTCTCGAGTGGCACCGCGGTCTACAACGTCGCGCGCGGCAAGCGCGAGCGCATCGGGCGCATCCTGCGCATGCACGCCAACAAGCGCGAAGAGCTCAAGCAGTGCTTCGCCGGCAACATCTACGCTGCCGTCGGTCTGCGTGACACGCGCACGGGTGACACCCTCTGCGACGAGAAGCACCCCATCCTGCTGATGCCGATGACCTTCCCTGATCCGGTCATCTCCATCGCCATCGAGCCCCGCAGCCAAGCCGACGTCGACAAGCTCGGCATCAGCCTGCAGAAGCTCGCCCAGGAGGATCCCTCCTTCCGCACCTTCACCAACGAAGAGACCGGTCAGACCATCATCGCCGGGATGGGTGAGCTCCACCTGGAAATCCTGGTGGATCGCCTGCGCCGCGAGTTCAAGGTCGAGGCCAATGTCGGCAAGCCCGAGGTGGCCTACCGCGAGGCGATCTCCAAGGCGGTCGAGGCGGAAGGCAAGTTCGTTCGCCAGTCTGGCGGTCACGGCCAGTACGGCCACGTCAAGATCAAGCTCGAGCCACTGCCTCGCGGAACTGGTTTCCAGTTCGAAAACGGCATCGTTGGCGGCATCATCCCCAAAGAGTTCATCCCCTCGATCGAGAAGGGCATCCGTGAAGCCATGGGGCGCGGCGTGCTGGCTGGCTTCGAGCTGGTCGACGCGAAGGCGACGCTCTACGACGGCAGCTTCCACGAAGTGGACTCGTCGGGCCCGGCGTTCGAGATCGCCGGCTCGATGGCATTCCAGGACGGTGCGAAGCGCGCTGGGCTCCACCTGCTCGAGCCCGTCATGAAGGTCGAGATCGTCACTCCCGAGGACTACATGGGAGAGGTGATCGGGGACGTAAACTCTCGTCGCGGTCAGATTCAGGGCATGAATCAGCGCGGCGCGAACACACAAATCATCACTGCACTAGTTCCCCTCGCGACCATGTTCGGGTACGCGACGGACCTGCGCAGCAAAACTCAAGGTCGCGCGACTCACTCGATGCAGCTGGAAGGCTACGAGGCAGTTCCGGGACCGGTTCAAGAAGAAATCGTCGCGAGAGTTCGCGGCCACTGA
- the rpsG gene encoding 30S ribosomal protein S7: MPRRREVPKRKITPDPKYKDKLVAKFMNALMLDGKKSTAEGIMYGAFDIIEARFKQDPLEVFRKALDNVKPRLEVKSRRVGGATYQVPVEVRPERRVALAMRWLVGFSRSRGEKTMRERLAAEFVDASQLRGGAVKRKDDTHKMADANKAFAHYRW; encoded by the coding sequence ATGCCCCGTAGGCGCGAAGTTCCCAAGCGGAAAATCACCCCCGATCCCAAGTACAAGGACAAGCTCGTCGCGAAGTTCATGAACGCCCTGATGCTCGACGGAAAGAAGAGCACCGCAGAAGGCATCATGTACGGCGCGTTCGACATCATCGAAGCCCGCTTCAAGCAGGATCCGTTGGAGGTGTTCCGCAAGGCGCTCGACAACGTGAAGCCCCGCCTCGAGGTGAAGAGCCGTCGCGTCGGTGGTGCCACCTACCAGGTTCCGGTCGAGGTTCGCCCCGAGCGTCGCGTTGCTTTGGCGATGCGCTGGCTGGTCGGCTTCTCCCGTAGCCGCGGGGAAAAGACCATGCGTGAGCGCCTGGCCGCTGAGTTCGTGGATGCGAGCCAGCTGCGTGGTGGCGCCGTCAAGCGTAAGGACGACACCCACAAGATGGCCGACGCCAACAAGGCGTTCGCTCACTACCGCTGGTAG